The following proteins are encoded in a genomic region of Lactiplantibacillus plantarum:
- a CDS encoding SDR family oxidoreductase, translated as MNKSLVLVTGGNGFLASHIIKQLLTAGYPVRATLRSLDKAAGVKQTLAGTPNLDRLTFVALDLTQDQGWAEAMRDVTYVMSVAAPVFVNQGQASDEVTSAAKVGTIRVLKAATAAGVKRVVMTANLGAVGFSRLDHDHPVTEVDWTREDQPGLSLYEKSKLVAEEAGWAYCKAHADSPEFTTVNAGAMLGPSLNGHVTGSYNLVSRILTGQMMPNLKVNVIDVRDVADLEVRAMTAPAAANQRFLAVAATPISMWDLKTLIQEQRPQLAAGLTKHLIPDWFVRGLAPFSGQLRESSLMIRINHEVSTQKAQQLLGWQARSADTAVLAAVDTLVKNGLNK; from the coding sequence ATGAATAAATCATTAGTACTAGTCACTGGCGGTAATGGCTTCTTAGCCAGTCATATCATTAAACAATTATTAACAGCGGGCTATCCGGTTCGGGCAACGTTACGGTCGTTAGATAAAGCAGCTGGTGTGAAGCAGACGCTAGCGGGTACACCTAACTTAGATCGATTGACATTTGTTGCTCTGGATCTGACACAGGATCAGGGTTGGGCCGAAGCAATGCGTGACGTGACGTATGTGATGAGTGTTGCGGCACCAGTATTTGTTAATCAAGGTCAGGCTTCTGATGAGGTCACTAGTGCGGCCAAGGTCGGCACGATCCGTGTTCTAAAGGCAGCGACGGCGGCCGGTGTTAAGCGGGTCGTCATGACTGCCAACCTTGGTGCCGTTGGCTTCAGTCGTTTGGATCATGATCATCCCGTCACTGAAGTGGACTGGACCCGCGAAGACCAACCGGGGCTTTCGTTGTATGAAAAGTCGAAGTTGGTTGCTGAAGAGGCTGGCTGGGCGTATTGCAAGGCGCATGCTGATAGTCCAGAATTCACGACGGTTAATGCCGGTGCCATGCTTGGGCCATCGCTTAATGGGCACGTCACGGGTAGTTATAATCTAGTTAGTCGGATATTAACTGGGCAGATGATGCCAAACCTTAAAGTCAATGTCATCGACGTTCGCGATGTCGCTGACTTAGAGGTTCGGGCGATGACGGCGCCTGCAGCGGCCAATCAGCGTTTTCTAGCAGTGGCCGCCACACCAATCTCGATGTGGGACCTCAAAACATTGATTCAAGAACAACGGCCGCAGTTGGCTGCAGGCCTGACGAAACATTTGATTCCAGACTGGTTTGTGCGGGGGTTAGCCCCATTTAGTGGGCAATTACGCGAGTCTAGTTTGATGATCCGCATCAATCACGAGGTCAGTACCCAAAAAGCCCAGCAATTGTTAGGGTGGCAAGCGCGCTCAGCTGATACTGCGGTATTAGCCGCTGTCGATACACTGGTTAAGAATGGTTTGAATAAATAG
- a CDS encoding glycoside hydrolase family 1 protein, with product MDKERQMPKDFFWGNSVSSMQTEGAWDEDGKGRSVYDVRPATATTSDWHDAIDEYHRYEEDLDLMKDLHLNMYRIQISWSRVVPDGDGEFNAAGIAFYDRLVDAMLARGITPMICLYHFDMPLALAENENGFMSRHTVDAFVRFGEKMIAHFADRVKYWIVFNEHNLYFTDEVFNISGYTKGDQSVNDLYRIFHHTMLAHARLDDFVHQNYDDVKIGGMLAYTPVYPETAKPIDIMAARKSDEFLNNNLNDAYVHGHYSPEVLRYVEQQGIDYDLQPGDEAIISKMKADFLAFSYYRSTVINGDKIPADAVPNRYLNYSFEANRFLQANEWGWAIDPLGFRNLITKLYDQYEVPVFPIENGIGLREHWDGQHMIEDDERITYHEEHIKAMKDAMLIDGAKVLGYLGWGLIDIPSSHADIEKRYGVVYVNRSNHDLKDLKRVPKKSYYWLQGILAKNGDEL from the coding sequence ATGGATAAGGAGCGACAGATGCCCAAGGATTTTTTCTGGGGTAATTCAGTGTCAAGTATGCAAACTGAGGGTGCTTGGGATGAAGACGGTAAGGGCCGTTCAGTTTATGATGTTCGTCCTGCGACAGCAACCACTTCGGATTGGCATGATGCCATTGATGAATATCATCGTTACGAGGAAGATCTTGATTTGATGAAGGACTTACATTTGAATATGTATCGAATTCAGATTTCATGGTCACGAGTAGTTCCAGATGGTGATGGTGAGTTTAATGCCGCTGGGATTGCGTTTTATGATCGGCTGGTTGATGCGATGCTGGCACGGGGGATTACACCGATGATTTGCCTGTATCACTTTGATATGCCGTTAGCCTTAGCTGAAAATGAAAACGGGTTCATGTCGCGCCACACCGTTGATGCGTTCGTCCGTTTTGGTGAAAAGATGATTGCCCATTTTGCTGACCGGGTTAAATATTGGATCGTGTTCAATGAACATAATTTATACTTTACCGACGAAGTCTTCAACATTTCAGGGTACACCAAGGGTGATCAAAGTGTTAACGACTTATACCGGATTTTCCACCATACTATGTTAGCGCACGCGCGCCTAGATGACTTTGTTCATCAGAACTACGATGACGTGAAGATTGGTGGTATGTTAGCTTACACCCCGGTTTATCCAGAAACAGCTAAGCCAATTGATATTATGGCGGCTCGTAAGAGTGACGAATTTTTGAACAACAACTTGAATGACGCTTACGTGCACGGGCACTATTCACCAGAAGTCCTGCGTTACGTTGAACAACAGGGCATCGATTATGATTTGCAACCAGGTGATGAGGCAATCATCAGCAAAATGAAAGCGGATTTTTTAGCCTTTAGTTATTATCGTTCAACGGTTATCAACGGGGATAAAATACCCGCCGATGCCGTCCCGAACCGTTATCTCAATTATTCATTTGAAGCCAACCGCTTTTTACAAGCTAATGAATGGGGCTGGGCGATTGATCCACTCGGTTTCCGCAACTTGATTACCAAGTTGTATGACCAGTACGAAGTACCCGTGTTCCCGATTGAAAATGGGATTGGGTTACGCGAGCACTGGGATGGCCAGCATATGATCGAAGATGATGAGCGGATTACTTATCATGAAGAACATATCAAGGCGATGAAAGATGCCATGTTGATCGACGGCGCTAAGGTACTAGGTTATCTCGGCTGGGGCTTGATTGATATTCCAAGTTCACACGCAGATATCGAAAAACGTTACGGGGTTGTTTACGTTAACCGGAGTAATCATGATCTAAAAGACTTAAAGCGGGTTCCCAAGAAGTCATATTATTGGCTGCAAGGGATCCTAGCAAAAAATGGAGATGAATTGTAA
- a CDS encoding PTS sugar transporter subunit IIC — MENSSNGAVSNFINNKVLPPIMKFVNTKPVKALQDGMVYALPFIIIGSVFLILSNIPIPAVAAVIKASGWAAFFNQAYTVTFGVLSLWAAVGIAYVYVRNEGYEPLPAGLTSMAVFLLLQTLNIANPLVAAMGKAGTGITNAAGNVVMSGSAVSQNIDKLPKVLQNFVQAPVTGVVNITWLGGQGMIAAIIVGILVGWAYSAMIRKGWKITLPEQVPASVANQFTAMIPAGVILIVAMLIFAAFSAFGNTDMLQFIYKVLQTPLQGLSDSLGGALVIAFLVPFFWFFGVHGGLIMGAITSGLLIPNTFDNASLYKAGKLTVAQGAHIVTNEFYNNFINLTGSGITIGLVIFTLFAAKSVQFKTIGKVEFVPALFNINEPFLFGLPIVMNPFLAIPFFLTPVIVALSTYLVIYFGIVPPLNGFAAPWTTPAIISGFLIGGWKMAIWQTITLVMSTAIYFPFAKKYDAILTKEEGEKAAAEAAAGNAEIEKM; from the coding sequence ATGGAAAATAGTAGTAATGGTGCTGTTAGCAATTTCATTAACAACAAAGTTTTACCGCCAATAATGAAGTTCGTTAACACTAAACCAGTTAAAGCCTTACAAGACGGGATGGTCTACGCCTTACCATTTATTATCATTGGGTCCGTATTCTTGATCTTATCTAATATTCCAATTCCAGCTGTGGCTGCTGTTATTAAGGCCTCTGGTTGGGCAGCGTTCTTTAACCAGGCCTATACAGTAACGTTTGGGGTTCTCTCACTTTGGGCGGCCGTTGGGATTGCCTATGTGTATGTGCGTAACGAAGGGTATGAACCACTGCCCGCTGGGTTAACTTCCATGGCCGTATTCTTGCTTTTGCAAACGCTTAACATTGCCAATCCATTAGTAGCTGCGATGGGTAAAGCCGGTACTGGGATTACCAATGCTGCTGGGAATGTCGTGATGTCAGGTAGCGCCGTTTCACAGAATATCGATAAATTACCAAAGGTCCTACAAAATTTTGTGCAAGCACCCGTTACTGGGGTTGTTAATATTACCTGGCTAGGTGGTCAGGGGATGATTGCTGCCATTATTGTCGGTATCTTAGTTGGTTGGGCTTACTCCGCTATGATTCGTAAAGGTTGGAAGATTACCCTACCAGAACAAGTACCAGCCAGTGTTGCCAACCAATTTACTGCCATGATTCCTGCCGGGGTCATCTTGATTGTTGCAATGTTAATCTTTGCGGCCTTCAGTGCTTTCGGTAATACTGACATGTTGCAATTTATTTACAAGGTTCTTCAAACACCGCTTCAAGGATTATCCGATTCACTCGGTGGTGCGCTGGTTATTGCGTTCTTAGTGCCATTCTTCTGGTTCTTTGGGGTCCATGGTGGGTTGATCATGGGTGCCATTACTAGTGGGTTACTGATTCCGAACACGTTCGACAATGCTTCATTATATAAAGCAGGTAAGTTGACCGTTGCCCAAGGTGCCCACATTGTAACTAATGAATTCTACAATAACTTCATTAACTTAACTGGTTCTGGGATTACGATCGGACTTGTTATCTTTACGTTGTTTGCTGCTAAGTCCGTTCAATTTAAGACGATTGGTAAAGTTGAATTTGTGCCAGCATTATTCAACATTAACGAACCATTCTTGTTCGGGTTACCGATCGTGATGAACCCATTCTTGGCAATTCCATTCTTCTTGACACCGGTTATCGTGGCCTTATCCACTTATCTGGTCATCTACTTCGGCATTGTGCCACCATTGAATGGTTTCGCGGCACCGTGGACGACCCCAGCAATCATTTCTGGCTTCCTGATTGGTGGCTGGAAGATGGCTATCTGGCAAACAATTACGTTGGTCATGTCAACTGCAATTTACTTTCCATTCGCTAAGAAGTACGATGCTATCTTAACGAAGGAAGAAGGCGAAAAGGCCGCTGCGGAAGCTGCTGCTGGTAACGCTGAAATTGAAAAGATGTAA
- a CDS encoding PTS sugar transporter subunit IIB gives MAEKIIMLACSAGMSTSLLVSKMEAAAKQDGVDYKIFATSAADIDHQLSQDPHPDVLLLGPQVRYMANDVKKKTDKAGIPMDIINMSDYGMMNGENVLQAAEKLLGDR, from the coding sequence ATGGCTGAAAAAATTATTATGTTGGCATGTTCTGCGGGAATGTCAACCTCACTATTAGTGTCTAAGATGGAAGCTGCGGCAAAGCAAGATGGTGTTGATTACAAGATCTTTGCCACCTCAGCGGCTGATATTGACCATCAACTGAGTCAAGATCCGCATCCCGATGTCTTGTTATTAGGACCACAAGTTCGCTACATGGCGAATGACGTGAAGAAGAAGACTGATAAGGCTGGGATTCCAATGGATATCATCAATATGTCCGACTATGGCATGATGAATGGTGAAAATGTCTTACAAGCAGCTGAAAAGTTACTCGGCGACAGATAA
- a CDS encoding PTS glucose transporter subunit IIA — protein MGLFSFGKKVKLYAPVDGTLIDLATVAAGQTGFAVTPERHHIFSPVTGTVSALIPEQNAIELAAGKLTVRLRMGVNTSATPATYVHEGDQVTPETPLAFVDQEQAAENGEDMTVLVVVDKGGQPAEKISLSTSGQVSHDQEVATVVAK, from the coding sequence ATGGGACTATTTTCATTTGGTAAAAAAGTTAAATTATATGCACCAGTCGATGGCACACTGATAGATTTAGCCACAGTCGCTGCGGGTCAGACGGGGTTTGCGGTGACACCAGAACGCCACCATATCTTCAGTCCAGTAACGGGAACCGTCAGTGCCCTGATTCCGGAACAAAATGCGATCGAGCTGGCAGCTGGAAAGCTGACGGTACGGTTACGAATGGGTGTTAATACCAGCGCAACTCCGGCAACTTATGTTCATGAAGGCGACCAAGTGACACCAGAAACACCACTCGCTTTTGTGGATCAAGAGCAGGCTGCTGAAAATGGGGAGGATATGACGGTGTTGGTGGTTGTGGATAAAGGTGGGCAACCCGCTGAAAAAATCAGTTTATCCACAAGTGGACAAGTGAGCCACGACCAAGAAGTTGCCACGGTTGTTGCTAAGTAG
- a CDS encoding helix-turn-helix domain-containing protein, whose amino-acid sequence MQIDKQQVGNRIHQLRIAAGLSMAKLASAIGLAGKSTINDWEKGRTLANADRLAKVAAYFDVSTNYLLYGSLTEYVTAVFQNGGLNHSEFNVLLWEYVDLTTTNPNILSSDLFSSASQTEQGVSDPTKIAATLITPTINNAIRQIVPEIVQHYQQTTTYPEPQAVIQAGCYVFRHRIQIIRRTFTGKYNRIVRLLDNVDLYEKLQPDDDLKAYLNQTTGPKTQVQNGYSLDEKYQRQMNKVITEFHQALNRINDAYQAELMACGQGQAHSAAD is encoded by the coding sequence TTGCAGATTGATAAACAACAAGTTGGTAATCGTATTCACCAACTTCGAATTGCCGCTGGTTTAAGTATGGCCAAACTTGCATCTGCGATTGGCTTGGCTGGAAAAAGCACAATTAATGACTGGGAAAAGGGACGTACGCTAGCTAACGCGGACCGACTCGCTAAAGTAGCTGCCTACTTTGACGTATCCACTAATTACCTTTTATACGGTAGTTTGACTGAATATGTCACCGCTGTCTTTCAAAATGGTGGTCTCAATCATTCAGAATTCAATGTCCTACTATGGGAATATGTGGACCTAACTACGACCAATCCGAACATTCTTTCTAGTGACTTGTTCAGTTCGGCCTCACAGACTGAACAGGGCGTATCCGACCCAACTAAAATCGCGGCGACCTTGATTACACCGACTATCAATAATGCGATTCGGCAGATTGTTCCTGAAATCGTCCAACACTACCAACAAACGACAACCTACCCAGAACCTCAAGCCGTCATTCAGGCCGGTTGCTATGTCTTTCGTCACCGAATACAGATTATTCGGCGGACCTTTACGGGTAAATACAACCGGATCGTCCGCTTACTAGACAATGTCGATTTATACGAAAAGTTACAGCCAGACGATGACTTAAAGGCGTACTTGAATCAAACAACGGGGCCTAAAACTCAAGTTCAAAACGGTTATTCGTTGGATGAAAAGTATCAGCGCCAAATGAACAAAGTTATCACAGAATTTCACCAAGCACTCAATCGCATCAATGATGCCTACCAAGCTGAACTGATGGCTTGTGGACAAGGGCAGGCTCATTCTGCGGCAGATTGA
- a CDS encoding metallophosphoesterase family protein, which translates to MQHRIAVLADIHGNLTALNAVLADARQQAATDYWFLGDLFLPGPGAEKLYQTLADTAPSVWLQGNWEQGINAVMTGNGRLDDPSQIYFARLTAYLVTHLSKSHYAELVQRPIATTMVVNGLTFQLAHNQPERSTGHDLYPDERQSNFDHLAGDADVAVYGHTHQQIMRVSQRGQLIINPGATGQPYSPYAKFMADQRAHYAILTVDDAGRISVDFRKVDYDISLELTVAREQQLPYLDLYEHLRRTGFTSTHDQALLGKLNAKFNYANEVRRFFGMQA; encoded by the coding sequence ATGCAACACCGGATTGCTGTGCTGGCAGATATTCATGGAAACTTGACGGCGCTTAATGCTGTGTTGGCGGATGCGCGTCAGCAAGCCGCGACGGATTATTGGTTCCTCGGTGATCTATTCTTACCCGGCCCGGGTGCCGAAAAGCTCTACCAGACCTTAGCGGACACTGCGCCGTCAGTATGGTTGCAAGGTAATTGGGAACAGGGGATTAATGCGGTCATGACTGGAAACGGGCGACTGGATGATCCTTCACAGATTTATTTTGCACGATTGACCGCGTATCTGGTGACCCATCTGAGCAAATCGCATTACGCTGAATTAGTGCAACGGCCCATTGCGACAACGATGGTCGTGAACGGGTTAACTTTTCAACTGGCCCATAATCAGCCGGAACGCTCGACTGGTCACGACCTGTATCCGGATGAACGCCAGTCTAATTTTGATCACCTAGCTGGTGATGCGGATGTGGCCGTTTACGGCCATACCCACCAACAAATTATGCGGGTGAGTCAGCGGGGCCAGCTCATTATTAATCCCGGGGCGACAGGCCAACCTTATAGTCCATACGCTAAGTTCATGGCTGATCAGCGTGCTCACTATGCAATCTTAACGGTGGATGACGCGGGTCGAATCAGTGTGGATTTTCGAAAAGTTGATTATGATATTAGCCTTGAGTTGACCGTTGCGCGTGAACAACAATTACCATATTTAGACTTATATGAACATCTTCGCCGGACTGGTTTTACGAGTACCCATGACCAAGCCTTATTGGGCAAACTGAACGCTAAGTTTAATTACGCTAATGAGGTACGACGATTTTTTGGCATGCAAGCGTGA
- a CDS encoding LamG-like jellyroll fold domain-containing protein: protein MIKPRVLTTLLVCSAILTTTVTPAVAAVTPMATPSEQVAEPVASPAVPTATLSLAVQNQQLVDLIGQTQWQTYGQPAVTKDPEFNDQVLNLDGKSAFYTTFTDQQFAKLQNGMAIEAYFKYDPAADANGEHEIFSSQQGGGLGLGVQNNQVVFFAHDGSGYKTPKGTLHKGQWVHAVGVIDKNKTASLYLDGQLVQQVAMPGDLKLAQGTKDFVLGGDAVPGSHVQSMMTGQIRQARLYDQTLTSQQVSQLNVEAQVGKQPVAPVPVDQTIATKLVGPKRIASGHTYGLNVHARQIKATGAAPITMDVVYDAAKFDYVGAERLLQGGKTQIQLIAPGRIRLTTTANLSKAEFKMYAQTRLAHLNLKAKAAGETQIKFEQLTKDTTIELGPAQTVEIQGKYALDYNGDGIIGVGDVALANAADKVAAAKAAEIKPYKHVVVLTTDGGGNPWDPKGMYYAQGAEQGTKTPVWTTNPEIMKKRRNTYTMDLFNKQFAMSTSARAVSPAISAQNYISMLHGRPWDTLPKEYQGTNATMGQEYFADFNKPQAMFPSVFKMLQADNPTRGAAAFSEWGPIVNSIIEPDAAVTTKQSASLKSFDDVANYIGTPEFQSTGLVYMQSDYMDGQGHGHGWYNDNYWDKYAQYDALFKRVMDKLEATGHIHDTLVIANADHGGSGKNHGGWDEYNRSIFMALGGETVDNGRRLHGGSNADISALILNALQVPQTPQMFDSQVFDSLAFLKQTDLSKKKRSVETLKLSRNDQEAKVQLTHNQNRQLTAFDLQLDLAGREVADVKVPTGVQILRQTVANGQLRLTVSASQPVTDLVTIELVPSKTRAAKTIMLSQAMAATADGTEVLVDLDNDNPLTSTAKPDENGSTTTKPDGNGTAVKPDENGSTTTKPDGNGTAVKPDENGSTTTKPDGNGTAVKPDENGSATTKPDGNGTAVKPDKNGSSTTKPNGNGTAVKPDKHETSTTGSGTVNTSGADKTSTNDNGTSMTAGTASSHASTVTDRVTSGTVLPETSSSATTNHGSHSTGHHGSGWLPQTGEAVQRWLAVAGGVFLMLTGAIAVWWRKRRA, encoded by the coding sequence ATGATAAAGCCGCGTGTTTTAACGACCTTATTAGTTTGTTCAGCAATCTTAACAACGACGGTGACCCCGGCCGTCGCTGCAGTAACCCCGATGGCGACTCCGAGTGAGCAAGTTGCCGAACCAGTTGCCAGCCCGGCCGTTCCAACAGCAACCTTGAGTTTGGCAGTTCAAAATCAACAATTGGTTGATTTAATTGGGCAGACGCAGTGGCAAACCTATGGGCAGCCTGCCGTGACGAAGGACCCTGAATTTAACGACCAAGTGTTGAACTTAGATGGCAAATCAGCGTTTTACACGACCTTCACGGATCAGCAGTTTGCAAAGTTACAGAATGGGATGGCGATCGAGGCGTACTTTAAATATGATCCAGCCGCCGATGCCAATGGTGAACATGAGATCTTTTCTAGCCAACAGGGTGGTGGGTTAGGACTTGGGGTGCAAAACAATCAAGTCGTTTTCTTCGCCCATGATGGTTCCGGCTATAAGACTCCTAAAGGCACCTTACATAAGGGGCAGTGGGTGCATGCGGTTGGTGTGATCGATAAGAATAAGACGGCTAGCTTGTATTTGGATGGCCAGTTAGTCCAACAAGTGGCTATGCCCGGTGATTTAAAGCTGGCACAAGGAACCAAAGACTTTGTGCTGGGTGGTGACGCGGTTCCTGGAAGTCACGTTCAGTCAATGATGACCGGCCAAATTAGACAGGCCCGCTTGTATGATCAGACATTGACGTCGCAACAAGTAAGTCAATTGAACGTTGAAGCACAGGTCGGCAAGCAGCCGGTCGCACCCGTACCAGTCGACCAAACGATTGCGACGAAGCTCGTTGGCCCGAAGCGAATCGCGAGTGGGCACACTTATGGCCTTAATGTACATGCCCGGCAAATCAAAGCTACCGGTGCCGCCCCAATCACCATGGATGTTGTGTATGACGCGGCTAAGTTTGATTATGTCGGTGCAGAACGTCTCTTACAAGGGGGAAAGACGCAGATCCAACTGATTGCGCCTGGCCGTATTCGCCTGACTACGACGGCGAACCTTTCAAAAGCTGAATTTAAAATGTATGCGCAAACGCGGTTAGCGCACCTTAATTTGAAAGCTAAGGCCGCTGGTGAGACGCAGATCAAGTTTGAGCAGCTAACTAAAGATACAACCATTGAACTAGGGCCAGCTCAAACTGTTGAAATTCAAGGTAAGTACGCGCTAGATTACAACGGTGACGGGATTATTGGTGTTGGTGACGTGGCCCTGGCAAACGCAGCCGATAAAGTGGCAGCCGCCAAAGCAGCTGAAATCAAGCCTTATAAACACGTGGTCGTTTTAACGACTGATGGTGGTGGGAACCCCTGGGATCCGAAGGGAATGTACTATGCACAAGGTGCGGAGCAAGGAACTAAGACTCCCGTATGGACAACCAACCCAGAAATCATGAAGAAACGTCGGAATACGTATACGATGGACTTATTCAATAAGCAGTTTGCAATGAGTACGTCAGCGCGGGCCGTTTCACCAGCGATTTCGGCACAAAACTACATTTCCATGTTACATGGTCGGCCATGGGACACGCTACCTAAGGAATATCAAGGGACTAACGCGACCATGGGACAAGAATACTTTGCAGACTTTAACAAACCACAAGCAATGTTCCCATCAGTATTTAAGATGTTACAAGCCGATAATCCAACTCGGGGCGCTGCGGCTTTCTCAGAATGGGGACCAATCGTCAATAGCATCATTGAACCAGATGCCGCGGTGACTACTAAACAGTCAGCTTCGCTGAAATCCTTTGATGATGTGGCTAACTATATCGGCACGCCAGAATTTCAAAGTACTGGGTTAGTCTACATGCAAAGTGATTATATGGACGGTCAGGGACACGGTCACGGCTGGTACAATGACAATTACTGGGATAAGTACGCGCAATATGATGCGCTGTTCAAGCGAGTAATGGATAAGCTTGAAGCAACCGGTCACATTCATGATACGTTAGTCATTGCCAACGCTGATCATGGCGGTTCTGGCAAGAATCATGGTGGTTGGGATGAATATAACCGCAGTATTTTCATGGCGCTCGGTGGCGAAACGGTCGATAATGGCCGCCGTTTGCATGGTGGAAGCAATGCTGATATCAGTGCGCTCATCCTGAATGCTTTGCAAGTCCCACAGACACCACAGATGTTTGACAGTCAGGTCTTTGACTCATTGGCTTTTCTTAAGCAGACTGACCTATCGAAGAAGAAACGTTCAGTTGAAACGTTAAAGCTCAGTCGCAATGATCAGGAAGCAAAAGTTCAATTGACTCATAACCAAAACCGGCAACTGACGGCATTTGATCTGCAATTGGACTTAGCAGGTCGGGAAGTCGCTGACGTTAAGGTTCCAACCGGCGTGCAGATTTTACGGCAGACGGTCGCTAATGGTCAATTAAGATTAACAGTCAGTGCCAGCCAACCCGTGACTGACCTGGTGACGATTGAACTGGTACCAAGTAAGACGCGTGCGGCTAAGACCATCATGTTAAGTCAAGCAATGGCTGCCACTGCCGACGGTACAGAAGTGCTTGTGGATTTGGATAATGATAATCCGCTGACAAGTACGGCTAAACCCGACGAAAACGGCAGCACGACGACTAAACCAGATGGCAATGGTACTGCGGTCAAGCCGGATGAAAATGGCAGCACGACAACTAAACCAGATGGCAATGGTACTGCCGTTAAACCGGATGAAAATGGTAGCACGACAACTAAACCAGATGGCAATGGTACTGCTGTTAAACCGGATGAAAATGGTAGCGCGACAACTAAACCAGATGGTAACGGTACTGCCGTTAAGCCGGACAAAAATGGTAGTAGCACAACTAAACCGAATGGCAACGGGACTGCTGTCAAACCCGACAAGCATGAAACTAGCACCACGGGGAGCGGGACAGTTAATACATCAGGTGCAGACAAAACGAGCACCAACGACAATGGCACTTCAATGACGGCCGGTACAGCTAGTTCGCATGCAAGTACAGTCACGGATCGGGTGACGAGTGGCACGGTACTGCCTGAAACTAGCTCGAGTGCAACTACTAATCATGGCAGTCATTCGACAGGTCATCATGGTAGCGGCTGGTTACCACAGACAGGTGAAGCGGTGCAACGCTGGCTAGCAGTCGCCGGCGGTGTGTTCCTCATGCTGACTGGTGCAATCGCGGTTTGGTGGCGGAAGCGACGCGCCTAG